The Streptomyces sp. CC0208 genome window below encodes:
- a CDS encoding SAM-dependent methyltransferase, translating to MSESHTPSGASARLNTGVAHNARVWNYWIGGKDHYEVDQRVGDHVAGMFPIIREIARADRWFLGRSVRFLAEERGIRQFLDVGTGLPTVDNTHEIAQRIAPDARIVYVDNDPIVLVHARTLLTSTPEGVTDYIDADVHDPAAILERAARTLDFSKPVAVMMLGILNFVLDTDEARRIAHEIMAAMPSGSHLALTHPTFDADLGGEGQIPAMKFWNENATPPITARSGADIATFFDGLDLLEPGLVSCSQWRAESDSPAVVPQFGAVAVKP from the coding sequence GTGAGCGAGAGCCACACCCCGTCGGGCGCGTCGGCCAGGCTGAACACAGGTGTGGCGCACAACGCGCGCGTGTGGAACTACTGGATCGGCGGCAAGGACCACTACGAGGTCGACCAGCGGGTCGGTGACCACGTCGCCGGGATGTTCCCGATCATCCGGGAGATCGCCCGCGCGGACCGCTGGTTCCTGGGTCGCTCGGTGCGCTTCCTCGCCGAGGAGCGGGGCATCCGGCAGTTCCTCGACGTCGGCACGGGGCTGCCGACGGTGGACAACACCCATGAGATCGCCCAGCGCATCGCGCCCGACGCCCGGATCGTCTACGTCGACAACGACCCGATCGTCCTCGTCCACGCCCGCACCCTGCTGACCAGCACCCCCGAGGGCGTCACCGACTACATCGACGCCGACGTCCACGACCCGGCCGCCATCCTCGAACGGGCCGCGCGGACCCTGGACTTCAGCAAGCCGGTCGCGGTGATGATGCTCGGCATCCTCAACTTCGTCCTCGACACCGACGAGGCACGCAGGATCGCGCACGAGATCATGGCCGCGATGCCGTCCGGCAGCCATCTGGCCCTGACCCACCCCACGTTCGACGCCGACCTCGGCGGCGAGGGCCAGATCCCGGCCATGAAGTTCTGGAACGAGAACGCCACTCCGCCGATCACGGCCCGCAGCGGCGCTGACATCGCCACGTTCTTCGACGGACTCGACCTCCTCGAACCCGGCCTGGTCTCCTGCTCGCAGTGGCGTGCCGAGTCCGACTCCCCGGCCGTGGTACCGCAGTTCGGCGCGGTGGCCGTGAAACCCTGA
- a CDS encoding XRE family transcriptional regulator: MSPTPVPSVGARIRQARLERGLGLRALAREVGVSASLVSQIETGKSQPSVSTLYAITTALGISVEALFDGRETAVAASEAIVVHALAAFAADPGRRIGPLVTPGEREVLELDSGVVWERLGHVPGTDVDFLLVTYRPGGSSSTSGGLMRHPGTEYGYLTSGELVLTLGFDEQVLRPGDAVCFESTTPHRYRNDGDEPAVGVWFVASRSVQ, encoded by the coding sequence GTGTCCCCTACCCCCGTGCCCTCCGTCGGCGCCCGTATCCGGCAGGCGCGGCTGGAGCGTGGTCTCGGCCTGCGTGCCCTGGCCCGCGAGGTCGGTGTCTCCGCGAGCCTGGTCTCCCAGATAGAGACCGGGAAGAGCCAGCCGTCGGTCAGCACCCTGTACGCGATCACCACGGCTCTCGGCATCTCCGTGGAAGCCCTCTTCGACGGGCGGGAGACCGCGGTGGCGGCGAGCGAGGCCATCGTCGTACACGCCCTGGCGGCCTTCGCGGCGGATCCCGGCCGACGCATAGGACCCCTGGTCACACCCGGTGAGCGGGAGGTGCTGGAACTGGACTCCGGTGTCGTGTGGGAGCGGCTCGGGCACGTCCCCGGCACCGACGTCGACTTCCTGCTCGTGACGTACCGGCCCGGCGGGTCCTCCTCCACCTCGGGCGGTCTGATGCGGCACCCCGGCACCGAGTACGGCTATCTGACCTCCGGCGAACTCGTCCTCACCCTCGGCTTCGACGAGCAGGTCCTGCGCCCCGGCGACGCCGTCTGCTTCGAGTCCACCACCCCGCATCGCTACCGCAACGACGGCGACGAACCGGCCGTGGGCGTCTGGTTCGTGGCGAGCCGAAGTGTTCAGTGA
- a CDS encoding TetR/AcrR family transcriptional regulator, protein MAESASDTDPAAWIASLRRTPQQARSRARLARVLEAAERILVEEGVESLTTTRIASEARVSVGSLYQYLPDRGAIIEALAVGYFAKLEAAMDALVEAAAAERWEDPVGVLIDAYAEIYRTEHGFRALWFGSGLTERTRAADREHKHRMADGIRRILLALRLAEDDETLARVCHAAILAADALAQEAFRRDTKGDTALLEEAKILLRGYLTDIAARYRLS, encoded by the coding sequence GTGGCTGAGTCCGCCTCGGACACCGACCCGGCGGCCTGGATCGCTTCCCTGCGCCGCACACCCCAACAGGCCCGCAGCCGGGCCCGGTTGGCCAGGGTGCTCGAAGCGGCGGAGCGCATCCTGGTCGAGGAGGGCGTCGAGTCGCTCACCACGACCCGGATCGCGTCCGAGGCGCGGGTGTCGGTCGGTTCGCTCTACCAGTACCTGCCCGACCGCGGGGCGATCATCGAGGCACTCGCGGTCGGCTACTTCGCGAAGCTGGAAGCGGCGATGGACGCGCTCGTCGAGGCCGCGGCGGCAGAGCGCTGGGAGGACCCCGTCGGTGTCCTGATCGACGCGTACGCCGAGATCTACCGCACCGAACACGGCTTCCGCGCCCTGTGGTTCGGCAGCGGGCTGACCGAGCGGACCCGGGCCGCGGACCGTGAGCACAAGCACCGGATGGCCGACGGGATCCGCCGCATCCTGCTCGCGCTGCGGCTCGCCGAGGACGACGAGACCCTCGCCCGCGTCTGCCACGCCGCGATCCTCGCCGCCGACGCCCTCGCCCAGGAGGCCTTCCGCCGGGACACGAAGGGGGACACGGCACTGCTGGAGGAGGCGAAGATCCTGTTGCGCGGATATCTCACGGACATCGCGGCGCGGTACAGACTGTCGTGA
- a CDS encoding class II aldolase/adducin family protein — MTDSSPALSEERAAVADACRRLGAEGLLIGTAGNVSVRVEDRVAITATGAILAELTPDQVTVVDLDGEIVTGGLLPTSELDLHLGVYHRYGAGAVVHTHAPMATALSLVLDELPCVHYQLLALGGTVRVAPYATFGTPELAESVLTALEGRSAALMANHGAVTHAPTLDKAVEHALLLEWACGVYQRAAALGQPRVLDEQQQIAVIEAALARNYGTTQSAPSAQEGTR; from the coding sequence ATGACCGACTCAAGCCCGGCGCTGAGCGAGGAGCGGGCCGCCGTGGCGGACGCCTGCCGCCGACTGGGGGCCGAGGGGCTGCTCATCGGTACGGCGGGGAACGTCAGCGTCCGCGTCGAGGACCGGGTGGCGATCACCGCGACCGGCGCGATCCTGGCCGAGCTCACCCCGGACCAGGTGACTGTCGTCGACCTCGACGGAGAGATCGTGACCGGCGGCCTGCTGCCGACCTCGGAACTGGACCTCCACCTCGGCGTGTACCACCGTTACGGCGCCGGCGCCGTCGTGCACACGCACGCCCCGATGGCCACCGCGCTCTCCCTCGTCCTCGACGAACTGCCCTGCGTCCACTACCAGTTGCTGGCCCTCGGCGGCACCGTCCGGGTCGCGCCGTACGCCACCTTCGGCACCCCGGAACTCGCCGAGTCGGTCCTCACCGCGCTGGAGGGCCGGAGCGCCGCCCTGATGGCCAACCACGGGGCCGTCACCCACGCCCCGACCCTCGACAAGGCGGTCGAACACGCGCTGCTCCTGGAGTGGGCCTGCGGTGTCTACCAGCGCGCGGCCGCCCTGGGGCAGCCCCGCGTCCTCGACGAACAGCAGCAGATCGCGGTGATCGAGGCCGCCCTCGCCCGCAACTACGGAACCACGCAATCCGCACCATCCGCGCAGGAGGGAACCCGATGA
- a CDS encoding M24 family metallopeptidase — translation MAIRTYGPNAVDWEERVDLDRLRRQRLTRLHDTLNRSELGAVLSFDFANIRYMTATHIGTWAMDKLIRFALLVRGGEPIVWDFGSAARHHQLYNPWLDYSDGKDGPPTGARAGISTLRGAFHPDAGIAEDVAAKIAAELRAHGLAGEPLGIDVAEMPVLAALRAEGIDVVDGQQVFLEARRVKTGDEISLLAQACAMVDAAYEELYAHLRPGIRENECVGLVSKVLYDLGSEYVEGVNAISGERCSPHPHVYSDRLIRPGDPAFFDILHSHLGYRTCYYRTFAVGSASRAQRDAYVRCREYMDQAISLVRPGATTADIVQVWPRAEEFGFADETAAFALQYGHGVGLSIWEKPVFSRLVSLDHPEVLEEGMVFALETYWPAADGWSAARIEEELVVTADGCEVITKFPAEELLVAGRKYWTVGGELNTAREAQSHLNTGTADGHRGSGDGHR, via the coding sequence ATGGCGATCCGCACATACGGCCCCAATGCCGTCGACTGGGAAGAGCGCGTAGACCTCGACCGGCTGCGCCGACAGCGCCTGACCCGGCTCCACGACACGCTGAACCGCTCCGAACTGGGCGCCGTGCTCAGCTTCGACTTCGCCAACATCCGCTACATGACCGCCACGCACATCGGCACCTGGGCGATGGACAAGCTGATCCGCTTCGCCCTGCTGGTCCGCGGCGGCGAACCGATCGTGTGGGACTTCGGCTCCGCGGCCCGCCACCACCAGCTCTACAACCCGTGGCTCGACTACAGCGACGGCAAGGACGGGCCGCCCACCGGAGCCCGTGCCGGCATCTCCACTCTGCGCGGTGCCTTCCACCCGGACGCCGGGATCGCCGAGGACGTCGCCGCGAAGATCGCCGCCGAACTGCGCGCCCACGGCCTCGCCGGCGAACCCCTCGGCATCGACGTCGCCGAGATGCCCGTGCTCGCCGCCCTGCGGGCCGAGGGCATCGACGTGGTCGACGGCCAGCAGGTCTTCCTGGAGGCCCGCCGCGTCAAGACCGGCGACGAGATCTCCCTGCTCGCCCAGGCCTGCGCGATGGTCGACGCGGCGTACGAGGAGCTCTACGCCCACCTCCGCCCCGGAATCCGCGAGAACGAGTGCGTCGGGCTGGTCAGCAAGGTTCTCTACGACCTCGGCAGTGAGTACGTCGAAGGCGTCAACGCCATCTCGGGCGAACGCTGTTCACCCCACCCGCACGTCTACAGCGACCGCCTGATCCGCCCCGGCGACCCCGCCTTCTTCGACATCCTGCACAGCCACCTCGGCTACCGCACCTGCTACTACCGCACCTTCGCCGTCGGCAGCGCCTCCCGAGCGCAACGGGACGCGTACGTCCGCTGCCGGGAGTACATGGACCAGGCGATCTCCCTCGTCCGGCCGGGCGCCACGACCGCCGACATCGTCCAAGTGTGGCCGCGCGCAGAGGAGTTCGGCTTCGCCGACGAGACCGCCGCCTTCGCTCTCCAGTACGGCCACGGCGTGGGACTGTCGATCTGGGAGAAGCCCGTCTTCAGCCGCCTGGTCTCCCTCGACCACCCCGAAGTCCTCGAAGAGGGCATGGTGTTCGCCCTGGAGACCTACTGGCCCGCCGCCGACGGCTGGTCCGCCGCCCGGATCGAGGAGGAACTGGTCGTCACCGCCGACGGCTGCGAGGTCATCACCAAGTTCCCCGCCGAGGAACTCCTGGTCGCGGGCCGCAAGTACTGGACGGTCGGCGGCGAGCTCAACACCGCCCGGGAGGCACAGTCCCACCTGAACACCGGGACCGCGGACGGACACCGGGGGAGCGGCGATGGACACCGGTGA
- a CDS encoding carbohydrate kinase family protein, producing MRAQNVVTMGVHVLDVLVRPVEEIPEGQGATLVEDIRMTAAGTAAGTALTLAKLGASVRTAGAIGTDPTGDLLTQLLDRAGIDTSLLVRRIDTSTSATVLPIRPNGDRPTLHLLGANITYGLDDVPWDAVAEASHLHLGGPELIGAEVAARILAHAKEHGVVTSVDLLAPGYLGTFDQIEPLLPYVDFLLPNEDQVLGFSEEQDVVTGAKRFLAGGVGLVAVTRGGDGALLVTAEGTETVPAFEVEVVDTTGCGDAFSAGFLRGMSLDRTPREAAILGSAAAALVAQGLGSDHGDFDLAEADEFSMTSRTRG from the coding sequence ATGAGGGCACAGAACGTCGTCACCATGGGCGTGCACGTGCTGGACGTCCTGGTCCGGCCGGTCGAGGAGATACCGGAGGGCCAGGGCGCGACCCTGGTCGAGGACATCCGCATGACCGCCGCCGGCACGGCCGCGGGCACCGCCCTCACCCTGGCCAAGCTGGGCGCCTCGGTGCGCACCGCGGGAGCGATCGGCACGGACCCGACGGGCGACCTGCTCACGCAGCTCCTCGACCGGGCGGGGATCGACACCTCGCTGCTCGTCCGCCGTATCGACACCTCCACCTCCGCGACCGTCCTGCCCATCCGCCCCAACGGCGACCGCCCCACCCTCCACCTGCTCGGCGCCAACATCACCTACGGCCTCGACGACGTGCCCTGGGACGCGGTCGCCGAGGCGAGCCACCTGCACCTCGGCGGCCCCGAGCTGATCGGAGCCGAGGTCGCCGCCCGCATCCTGGCCCACGCCAAGGAGCACGGCGTGGTCACCTCGGTGGACCTCCTCGCCCCGGGCTACCTCGGCACCTTCGACCAGATCGAACCGCTGCTCCCGTACGTCGACTTCCTGCTCCCCAACGAGGACCAGGTCCTCGGCTTCAGCGAGGAACAGGACGTCGTCACCGGCGCGAAGAGGTTCCTGGCCGGCGGTGTGGGCCTGGTCGCGGTCACCCGCGGCGGCGACGGCGCCCTCCTGGTCACCGCCGAGGGCACGGAGACGGTCCCCGCCTTCGAGGTCGAGGTCGTCGACACCACCGGCTGCGGCGACGCCTTCTCGGCGGGCTTCCTGCGCGGGATGAGCCTGGACCGCACACCACGGGAGGCGGCGATCCTGGGCAGTGCCGCGGCGGCACTGGTGGCGCAGGGCCTGGGCAGCGACCACGGCGACTTCGACCTGGCGGAGGCCGACGAGTTCTCCATGACGAGCAGGACCCGCGGCTAG
- a CDS encoding GntR family transcriptional regulator, with protein sequence MEQVATETEELSLAERAYRAIRDRLVMLEIRPGAPINEEQLGQSLGVGRTPVREALKRLQYERLITTYPRRGTFATEVNITDLAHISEVRQELEPLAAAQAARRATATDRANLTALRRELETAGAPGRDAAELMHLDLQVHRAIYTATHNPYLEDTLVRHDNLATRIWCLFVDRLSDMAGHVEEHGPLIEAIVSGDADTAARLARSHVEGFEQAIREAI encoded by the coding sequence ATGGAGCAGGTCGCGACCGAGACCGAGGAGCTGTCGCTCGCCGAGCGCGCGTACCGCGCCATCCGGGACCGGCTGGTCATGCTGGAGATCCGGCCCGGCGCGCCGATCAACGAGGAGCAGCTGGGGCAGTCCCTCGGCGTCGGCCGCACACCGGTGCGCGAGGCACTCAAGCGGCTCCAGTACGAGCGCCTGATCACGACCTATCCCCGCCGCGGCACCTTCGCCACCGAGGTCAACATCACCGACCTCGCCCACATCTCCGAGGTGCGCCAGGAACTGGAACCCCTGGCGGCGGCGCAGGCCGCGCGGCGCGCCACGGCCACCGACCGGGCGAACCTGACGGCCCTACGGCGGGAACTGGAAACCGCCGGAGCCCCCGGGCGGGACGCCGCAGAACTCATGCACCTGGACCTCCAGGTCCACCGCGCCATCTACACCGCCACGCACAACCCGTACCTGGAGGACACCCTCGTCAGGCACGACAATCTCGCCACCCGCATCTGGTGCCTGTTCGTGGACCGGCTGTCCGACATGGCCGGCCATGTCGAGGAGCACGGCCCGCTGATCGAGGCGATCGTCTCCGGCGACGCCGACACCGCGGCACGGCTCGCCCGCAGCCATGTCGAGGGCTTCGAACAGGCCATCCGCGAGGCCATCTGA
- a CDS encoding NUDIX hydrolase family protein, producing MSDLTDTTPGWLSADDLEQARARMPILYVEAVPVRVDDSGEVTSVGLLLRIGPDGTVSRTLVSGRVLHHERVRDALLRHLEKDLGPVALPRIPPSLQPFTVAEYFPTQGITPYHDPRQHAVSLVYVVPVSGDCQPRQDALDLVWFSPQEALSPAVASEMPGGHGVLLKQALAHVGCSI from the coding sequence ATGTCTGACTTGACCGATACCACGCCCGGCTGGCTGAGCGCCGACGATCTCGAGCAGGCCCGCGCCCGGATGCCCATCCTGTACGTCGAGGCCGTGCCCGTGCGCGTCGACGACAGCGGCGAAGTCACCAGCGTCGGCCTGCTACTGCGCATAGGACCCGACGGAACGGTCAGCCGGACTCTGGTCTCCGGCCGCGTTCTGCACCACGAGCGGGTCCGGGACGCCCTCCTGCGTCACCTGGAGAAAGACCTCGGACCCGTGGCGCTGCCCCGGATCCCGCCCTCGCTGCAGCCGTTCACGGTGGCGGAGTACTTCCCCACGCAGGGGATCACGCCGTACCACGACCCGCGCCAGCACGCCGTGTCCCTCGTCTACGTCGTCCCGGTCAGCGGCGACTGCCAGCCTCGCCAGGACGCCCTGGACCTGGTGTGGTTCAGCCCTCAGGAGGCCCTGTCACCGGCGGTGGCGAGCGAGATGCCCGGCGGTCACGGGGTGCTGCTCAAGCAGGCGCTGGCCCACGTGGGGTGCTCGATCTGA
- a CDS encoding potassium channel family protein yields the protein MLPGFLARMVELMRRRDGRSLHVKAAGGATAVLLVVMLTGSWAVLVAEEGARGASLTSYPKALWWSVETATTVGYGDFYPVTWWGRVVGTVVMVVGITTYGMVTAALATWFVARQQKRAHPVGAETLHALHERFDRLEELLGAKKKG from the coding sequence ATGCTGCCCGGATTCCTCGCCAGGATGGTCGAGTTGATGCGCCGCCGGGACGGCCGCTCGCTGCATGTGAAGGCGGCGGGCGGTGCGACCGCCGTGCTGCTCGTGGTGATGCTCACCGGTTCCTGGGCGGTGCTCGTCGCCGAGGAGGGGGCCCGGGGCGCCAGTCTGACCTCGTACCCGAAGGCCCTGTGGTGGTCGGTCGAGACGGCGACGACCGTCGGATACGGCGACTTCTACCCCGTGACCTGGTGGGGCCGGGTCGTCGGCACGGTCGTCATGGTCGTCGGGATCACGACGTACGGCATGGTCACGGCGGCACTCGCCACCTGGTTCGTGGCCCGGCAGCAGAAGCGTGCGCACCCGGTGGGTGCCGAGACCCTGCATGCCCTGCACGAGCGGTTCGACCGGCTGGAGGAGCTGCTGGGAGCGAAGAAGAAGGGGTGA
- a CDS encoding amidohydrolase family protein, with protein sequence MSGRVHEALAAARLVDHHCHGVVTGALDRTGFESLLTEGSVWPGISPFDSPVGVAVRRHCAPLLDLPHHASPEAYLARRAELGPHEVNRRFLHAAGTDVFCVDTGYAAERLTTPAELAEAAGGTAYEIVRLEGVAEAVAARGVEPDAYADMFRAAALDAVGRPGVAAVKSVAAYRTGFDLDPARPSEAEVTRAAADWLARGGRLADPVLVRHLLWTAVDLGLPLQLHTGFGDSDIRMHRVDPTHLTDWLHLTAGTVPVLLLHCWPYQRQAAYLAAVFEQVYLDVGLTLHYVGPARSRAILAEALEITPFRKLLYSSDAYGVAEFHLLGALSFRQGLAALLQERVDADELSLPDALRIAAWTSGDNARRLYGLPAPSPSHQASATEHPPSPESMI encoded by the coding sequence ATGAGCGGACGTGTCCACGAGGCCCTCGCCGCCGCCCGGCTGGTGGACCACCACTGCCACGGGGTCGTCACCGGCGCACTCGACCGGACGGGCTTCGAGTCGCTGCTCACCGAGGGCAGCGTCTGGCCGGGGATCTCGCCCTTCGACAGCCCCGTCGGCGTGGCGGTCCGGCGCCATTGCGCGCCCCTGCTGGACCTCCCCCACCACGCATCGCCCGAGGCCTACCTGGCCCGCCGTGCCGAGCTGGGCCCGCACGAGGTCAACCGCCGCTTCCTGCACGCCGCGGGCACGGACGTGTTCTGCGTGGACACCGGGTACGCGGCGGAACGTCTCACCACACCGGCGGAGCTGGCAGAGGCCGCGGGCGGGACGGCGTACGAGATCGTGCGGCTGGAGGGTGTCGCGGAGGCGGTGGCGGCGCGGGGCGTGGAGCCGGACGCGTACGCCGACATGTTCCGGGCGGCCGCTCTGGATGCCGTGGGGCGGCCGGGTGTGGCGGCCGTGAAGTCGGTCGCCGCCTACCGCACCGGCTTCGACCTGGACCCGGCGCGCCCCTCGGAGGCCGAGGTCACCCGTGCCGCCGCCGACTGGCTCGCCCGCGGCGGCCGGCTGGCCGATCCCGTTCTCGTACGGCATCTGCTGTGGACCGCCGTGGACCTGGGGCTGCCGCTCCAACTGCACACCGGCTTCGGCGACAGCGACATCCGGATGCACCGCGTGGACCCCACCCACCTCACGGACTGGCTGCACCTGACCGCGGGCACCGTCCCGGTCCTGCTGCTGCACTGCTGGCCGTACCAGCGGCAGGCCGCCTATCTGGCCGCGGTGTTCGAGCAGGTGTACCTGGACGTGGGCCTCACGCTGCACTACGTCGGCCCCGCGCGGTCCCGGGCGATCCTGGCGGAGGCGCTGGAGATCACGCCGTTCCGCAAGCTGCTGTACAGCTCCGACGCGTACGGTGTGGCCGAATTCCATCTGCTCGGCGCGCTGTCCTTCCGGCAGGGTCTGGCCGCTCTGCTCCAGGAGCGGGTGGACGCCGACGAACTGAGCCTGCCGGACGCCTTGCGCATCGCGGCCTGGACGAGCGGGGACAACGCCCGCCGTCTCTACGGACTTCCCGCCCCGTCCCCGTCCCACCAGGCGAGCGCGACTGAGCACCCGCCGTCCCCGGAAAGTATGATCTAG
- a CDS encoding glutamine synthetase family protein, with amino-acid sequence MTTLADPVPGGRPGDVDRATALSEELSAKGVHGVVLAYVDTAGICRVKTVPTAKLPSAAAWGVGMSPVFDTFLANDSIVTTESLGSPDGDLRLYPDLDRLVALAGQPGWAWAPVDRITQEGERHPGCSRTVLRRIVTEAAERHRITFEAGIEIEWAVGRGPAADGDFVPAVSGPAYGATRQVELSDYAADLLAACAAQGIEVAQLHPEYAAGQFEISTSALDPVAAADVSVLVRQTIRAVAQRHGLVVSFAPAVFAEGVGNGGHLHLSAWREGVNLHSSGKGRYGMTREAESFVAGVLAHLHALTALTAPSPASYLRLRPSQWAGVFTAWGRETREAAVRIVTGTAGLTDRAANLELKPVDLAANPYLALTGLIAAGLDGLTSAMPLPREITGDPALLTADRAAALGVRRLPTSLSQAVRAFRADEQLRAALGPVLADAVVAVRFGESDSVADLDDEQIAAAYRWKY; translated from the coding sequence ATGACCACCCTTGCCGACCCCGTCCCCGGGGGCCGTCCCGGGGACGTGGACCGGGCCACCGCACTGAGTGAGGAGCTGTCCGCGAAGGGCGTGCACGGCGTGGTCCTGGCCTATGTCGACACCGCGGGCATCTGCCGGGTGAAGACGGTCCCGACGGCGAAGCTGCCCTCCGCCGCGGCCTGGGGCGTGGGCATGTCGCCGGTGTTCGACACCTTCCTGGCCAACGACTCCATCGTCACCACGGAGAGCCTGGGCTCCCCGGACGGTGATCTGCGTCTGTACCCCGATCTGGACCGGCTGGTGGCTCTGGCCGGGCAGCCCGGCTGGGCGTGGGCGCCGGTCGACCGGATCACCCAGGAGGGCGAGCGCCATCCGGGCTGTTCCCGCACGGTTCTGCGGCGGATCGTCACCGAGGCGGCCGAGCGGCACAGGATCACCTTCGAGGCGGGCATCGAGATCGAGTGGGCGGTGGGCCGCGGCCCGGCGGCGGACGGTGACTTCGTGCCCGCGGTGTCGGGACCGGCGTACGGCGCCACCCGGCAGGTGGAGCTGAGCGACTACGCGGCCGACCTGCTGGCGGCCTGCGCCGCCCAGGGCATCGAGGTAGCGCAGCTCCACCCCGAGTACGCGGCCGGGCAGTTCGAGATCTCGACGAGTGCCCTGGACCCGGTGGCGGCGGCCGACGTCAGCGTCCTCGTACGGCAGACGATCCGTGCGGTGGCCCAGCGGCACGGGCTCGTCGTCTCCTTCGCCCCGGCGGTTTTCGCGGAGGGCGTCGGCAACGGCGGCCATCTCCACCTCTCCGCCTGGCGCGAGGGCGTGAACCTGCACTCGAGCGGCAAGGGCCGGTACGGCATGACGCGCGAGGCCGAGTCGTTCGTCGCGGGTGTCCTCGCGCACCTGCACGCGCTGACGGCTCTGACCGCGCCGAGCCCGGCCAGCTATCTGCGCCTCAGACCCTCCCAGTGGGCCGGGGTGTTCACCGCCTGGGGCCGGGAGACCCGGGAGGCGGCCGTGCGGATCGTCACCGGCACGGCGGGCCTGACCGACCGGGCCGCGAACCTGGAGCTGAAACCGGTCGACCTCGCCGCGAACCCCTATCTCGCGCTCACCGGGCTGATCGCCGCCGGGCTCGACGGGCTGACCTCGGCCATGCCCCTGCCCAGGGAGATCACCGGGGATCCGGCCCTGCTCACCGCCGACCGGGCCGCCGCCCTGGGCGTCCGCCGGCTGCCGACCTCCCTGTCCCAGGCGGTCCGGGCCTTCCGCGCCGACGAACAGCTGCGGGCCGCGCTGGGTCCGGTCCTCGCCGACGCCGTGGTCGCCGTGCGCTTCGGGGAGAGCGACTCCGTGGCCGACCTGGACGACGAGCAGATCGCGGCGGCGTACCGCTGGAAGTACTGA
- a CDS encoding DUF1905 domain-containing protein: MQLTFTGRVIEWRGPAPYYFVPVPDQESADIGEVARMATYGWGVIPVEARIGEVTFTTSLFPKDGGYLLPLKNAVRTPEGLDAGDDVRVELTVRFQTPSAWQ; encoded by the coding sequence ATGCAGCTCACCTTCACCGGCCGGGTGATCGAATGGCGGGGCCCGGCCCCCTACTACTTCGTCCCCGTGCCCGACCAGGAGTCCGCCGACATCGGTGAGGTGGCCCGAATGGCCACGTACGGCTGGGGCGTGATCCCGGTCGAGGCCCGGATCGGCGAGGTCACCTTCACGACGTCGCTGTTCCCGAAGGACGGCGGCTATCTGCTGCCCCTCAAGAACGCGGTGCGCACACCGGAAGGGCTCGACGCGGGCGACGACGTGCGGGTGGAACTGACGGTCCGCTTCCAGACCCCGTCGGCTTGGCAGTGA